The following proteins are encoded in a genomic region of Limibacillus sp.:
- a CDS encoding PDZ domain-containing protein, which yields GSSPLAGAKVANLSPWLSENLEMSGEWEGVVVLGVYRGSPAARLGLRSGDIIRELNDEEPGSTAALEELVAKGSAPWSMTIERDGKSLTWNGG from the coding sequence AAGGCAGCAGCCCCCTTGCCGGGGCCAAGGTTGCCAATCTCTCGCCCTGGCTTTCGGAGAACCTGGAGATGAGCGGAGAGTGGGAAGGCGTAGTGGTGCTGGGCGTCTATCGGGGCAGTCCGGCGGCGCGCCTCGGCCTGCGCAGCGGCGATATCATCCGCGAGCTCAACGACGAAGAACCCGGCAGCACGGCGGCGCTTGAGGAACTCGTGGCCAAGGGCAGCGCGCCCTGGTCCATGACCATCGAGAGGGACGGCAAGTCGCTCACCTGGAACGGGGGCTGA
- a CDS encoding replication-associated recombination protein A, translated as MATLFEKDAPRPLADRLRPKGLEEVIGQDHLLGPEGAIGRMKRSGRLTSMILWGPPGCGKTTIARLIADSGELAFEPLSAVFSGVADLKKVFERARQRREGGQGTLLFVDEIHRFNRAQQDGFLPYVEDGTVVLVGATTENPSFELNAALLSRCQVFVLRRLDDEALEKLLARAETDLGHALPLDAEARDTLRALADGDGRYLLNLVEAIEAAAPESDLDRDALLTLVQKRAPVYDKSREEHYNLISALHKSLRGSDADAALYWLARMLVGGEDPRYILRRLARFAVEDIGLADPAALQQSLAGWEAYERLGSPEGDLAVAQVVLYLATAPKSNAAYAAYKTSLSAARDTGSLMPPKHILNAPTSMMKDLGYGKDYAYDHDTAEGFSGQDYFPEEMERRQFYDPPERGFEREINKRLAYWRKLRDARSGKT; from the coding sequence ATGGCCACGCTCTTCGAAAAGGACGCGCCCAGGCCGCTCGCCGACCGCCTGCGCCCCAAGGGGCTGGAGGAGGTGATCGGTCAGGACCATCTGCTGGGACCGGAGGGCGCGATTGGCCGCATGAAGCGCAGCGGCCGCCTGACCTCCATGATCCTCTGGGGGCCGCCCGGCTGCGGCAAGACCACCATCGCCCGCCTGATCGCCGACAGCGGCGAACTGGCCTTCGAGCCGCTCTCCGCCGTCTTCTCGGGCGTCGCCGACCTGAAGAAGGTGTTCGAGCGCGCCCGTCAGCGCCGGGAAGGCGGGCAAGGCACGCTGCTCTTCGTGGATGAGATCCACCGCTTCAACCGCGCGCAGCAGGACGGCTTCCTGCCCTACGTGGAGGACGGCACGGTGGTGCTGGTGGGGGCGACCACCGAGAACCCGTCGTTCGAGCTCAACGCCGCCTTGCTGTCGCGCTGTCAGGTCTTCGTGCTGCGCCGCCTGGACGACGAGGCGCTGGAGAAGCTGCTGGCCCGCGCCGAGACCGACCTCGGCCACGCCCTGCCGCTCGACGCGGAGGCGCGCGACACGCTGCGGGCGCTCGCCGACGGGGATGGGCGTTACCTCTTGAATCTGGTGGAAGCGATCGAGGCGGCAGCGCCCGAGAGCGACCTGGACCGCGATGCCTTGCTGACGCTGGTCCAGAAGCGCGCGCCGGTCTACGACAAGAGCCGGGAGGAGCACTACAACCTCATCTCGGCTCTGCACAAGTCGCTGCGCGGCTCGGACGCCGACGCGGCGCTCTACTGGCTGGCGCGCATGCTGGTCGGCGGAGAGGATCCCCGCTACATCCTGCGCCGCCTGGCGCGCTTCGCCGTCGAGGATATCGGTTTGGCCGACCCCGCCGCCCTGCAACAGTCGCTGGCGGGGTGGGAAGCCTATGAACGCCTGGGCTCGCCGGAGGGCGATCTGGCGGTCGCCCAGGTGGTCCTCTATCTGGCCACCGCGCCCAAGTCGAATGCGGCCTATGCGGCCTATAAGACCTCCCTCTCCGCGGCGCGCGACACCGGCTCGCTCATGCCGCCCAAGCACATCCTGAACGCGCCGACCTCGATGATGAAGGACCTGGGTTACGGCAAGGACTATGCCTACGACCATGACACCGCCGAGGGCTTCTCCGGCCAGGATTACTTCCCCGAGGAGATGGAGCGGCGGCAGTTCTACGACCCGCCCGAACGCGGCTTCGAGCGGGAGATCAACAAGCGTCTCGCCTACTGGCGGAAGCTGCGGGACGCGCGCTCCGGCAAGACCTAG
- a CDS encoding isochorismatase family protein, translating to MSDYTLPQRDRVALITNELQRDYIEEGSPISSQSTRQSARQAAGIVRAFREQGLPILHGVRFFLPDGSNVEPCRRQAVEEGMRVLMPGTRGADLLEDIQLPGERRLAVHTLLDGEIQELSRSEYAFYKPRWGAFYRTPLDAMLQQWGVNTLVLVGSDFQRGVQATVYEACARDYRVVVIPEAAGNDEPEEALNELGRLGVYLMSETATQNWLKSGRQQSLSAALSS from the coding sequence ATGTCCGACTATACGCTGCCGCAGCGTGACCGGGTCGCCTTGATCACCAACGAATTGCAGCGCGACTACATCGAGGAGGGCTCGCCCATCTCCTCCCAGTCGACGCGCCAGTCCGCCCGTCAGGCCGCCGGGATCGTGCGCGCCTTTCGCGAGCAGGGCCTGCCGATCCTTCACGGCGTGCGCTTTTTCCTGCCCGATGGCTCCAATGTGGAGCCCTGCCGCCGTCAGGCGGTGGAGGAGGGCATGCGCGTCCTGATGCCGGGTACCCGGGGCGCTGATCTTCTCGAAGATATCCAGTTGCCCGGAGAGCGGCGGCTTGCGGTCCACACCCTCCTGGACGGTGAGATTCAGGAGCTCTCGCGCTCAGAATACGCCTTCTACAAGCCCCGCTGGGGCGCGTTCTACCGCACGCCGCTGGACGCCATGCTCCAGCAATGGGGCGTCAACACCCTGGTCCTGGTCGGCAGCGACTTCCAGAGAGGGGTCCAGGCGACCGTCTATGAGGCCTGCGCGCGCGACTACCGCGTGGTGGTGATCCCGGAGGCCGCCGGCAACGACGAGCCGGAAGAAGCGCTGAACGAACTCGGCCGGCTCGGCGTCTATCTGATGAGCGAGACCGCCACGCAAAACTGGCTCAAGAGCGGGCGCCAGCAAAGCCTGAGCGCTGCCTTGTCGTCTTGA
- the crcB gene encoding fluoride efflux transporter CrcB, whose product MNMVLAVAAGGALGAVARYFGAGYIGRLLGLDFPVGILAVNIIGSFLMGVLVEASALVWSPSPELRAFIAVGFLGAFTTFSTFSMEAVLLYERGQGLAAALYVGLSVGLSLGAFLLALSLMRSLLS is encoded by the coding sequence ATGAACATGGTACTGGCCGTGGCCGCCGGGGGTGCGCTGGGCGCTGTCGCCCGCTATTTCGGCGCCGGATACATCGGCCGCCTGCTGGGCCTGGATTTCCCCGTCGGGATTCTGGCGGTCAATATCATCGGTTCCTTCCTGATGGGCGTCCTGGTGGAGGCTTCGGCCCTGGTCTGGTCGCCCTCTCCGGAACTGCGCGCCTTCATCGCCGTCGGCTTCCTCGGCGCCTTCACGACCTTTTCGACCTTCTCGATGGAAGCGGTGCTGCTGTACGAGAGGGGGCAGGGGCTCGCGGCTGCCCTCTACGTGGGTCTCAGCGTCGGGCTTTCGCTGGGCGCTTTCCTACTGGCTCTCTCCCTGATGCGCAGTCTCCTGTCATGA
- a CDS encoding RluA family pseudouridine synthase: MSGVVTRQVGAGEGGQRLDRWFKQHYPSLGLGRLNKLLRTGQIRVDGKRAKSSTRLEPGQAIRVPPMDDSAQQPPGERPKRTVKADPKLVEQLKQAILYKDDWVLAINKPAGLAVQGGSKQEQHLDGLLDGLRLGADERPRLVHRLDKDTSGVLLLARSAEAARRLAEAFKDKETEKVYWAVVVGEPKPLEGRLDLALSKKPSPRGERVDVDEEEGRRAVTDFRALDRLGGKATLLELRPLTGRTHQLRAHCRELGTPILGDGKYGGADAFLEGLDLPKKLHLHARRIRLPHPSGSGKLLEVKAPPPRHLLETFELLGLEPSDLDPEL; encoded by the coding sequence ATGAGCGGGGTGGTGACGCGTCAGGTCGGGGCGGGCGAAGGCGGCCAGCGGCTCGACCGCTGGTTCAAGCAGCACTATCCCTCGCTGGGCCTGGGACGGCTCAACAAGCTGCTTCGGACCGGACAGATACGCGTGGATGGCAAGCGCGCCAAGTCCTCGACTCGGCTGGAGCCCGGCCAGGCGATCCGGGTCCCGCCCATGGACGACAGCGCCCAGCAGCCGCCCGGCGAGCGTCCCAAGCGCACGGTGAAGGCCGATCCCAAGCTGGTCGAGCAGTTGAAGCAGGCGATCCTCTACAAGGACGACTGGGTGCTCGCGATCAACAAGCCGGCGGGGTTGGCCGTCCAGGGCGGCAGCAAGCAGGAACAGCACCTGGACGGGCTTCTGGACGGGCTGAGGCTGGGCGCGGATGAGCGTCCGCGCCTGGTCCACCGACTGGACAAGGATACCAGCGGCGTGCTGCTGCTGGCGCGCAGCGCTGAAGCCGCACGGCGTCTGGCCGAGGCCTTCAAGGACAAGGAGACCGAGAAGGTCTATTGGGCCGTGGTGGTGGGCGAGCCAAAGCCGCTTGAAGGCCGTCTTGATCTGGCGCTGTCGAAGAAGCCTTCTCCGCGTGGCGAACGGGTTGATGTGGACGAAGAGGAGGGACGGCGCGCCGTGACCGACTTCCGTGCGCTGGACCGGCTGGGCGGCAAGGCGACGCTGCTGGAACTGCGGCCGTTGACGGGACGCACCCACCAGCTCCGCGCCCATTGCCGGGAGCTGGGCACGCCGATCCTGGGCGACGGCAAGTATGGGGGCGCGGATGCTTTCCTGGAGGGGCTGGACCTGCCCAAGAAGCTGCACCTGCACGCGCGGCGCATCCGCCTGCCGCACCCTTCGGGCAGCGGGAAGCTGCTGGAGGTGAAGGCGCCGCCGCCGCGCCACCTGCTCGAGACCTTCGAGCTCTTGGGCCTGGAGCCCAGCGACCTCGATCCTGAGCTCTGA
- a CDS encoding HAD-IA family hydrolase, translated as MHGFKLIVFDMDGTLIDGQHHIQYAMRESFTALGLPEPDAEKVRSIVGLTLEDAFARLHPEPESEAQLLRLIGHFKETAFALRRRPDYSEPLYESVKEVIAELDGPEVCLGIATGRARRGVDFSLDLHGLSHHFVTIQTVDNNAGKPHPEMLQRAMAEVGAEPEETVMIGDTSYDMLMARAARCRALGVAWGYHPRDELHAAGAEHLAERFGEIPGLLARF; from the coding sequence ATGCACGGCTTCAAGCTCATCGTCTTCGACATGGACGGCACGCTGATCGACGGTCAGCACCACATCCAATACGCGATGCGCGAGAGCTTCACCGCGCTGGGCCTGCCGGAGCCGGATGCCGAGAAGGTGCGCTCCATCGTCGGACTTACCCTGGAGGACGCCTTTGCGCGCCTGCACCCAGAGCCGGAGAGCGAGGCCCAACTCCTGCGCCTGATCGGTCACTTCAAGGAAACGGCCTTCGCGCTGCGCCGCAGGCCCGATTACTCCGAGCCTCTCTACGAAAGCGTCAAGGAGGTCATCGCCGAGCTCGACGGGCCGGAGGTCTGCCTGGGGATCGCAACCGGAAGGGCGCGGCGGGGCGTAGATTTCAGCCTCGATCTGCATGGCCTTTCCCACCATTTTGTCACAATTCAGACAGTGGACAACAACGCCGGGAAGCCGCACCCTGAGATGCTGCAGCGTGCCATGGCCGAGGTGGGCGCCGAGCCCGAGGAAACGGTCATGATCGGCGATACCTCCTACGACATGTTGATGGCGCGCGCGGCCCGTTGCCGTGCACTGGGCGTCGCCTGGGGTTATCATCCGCGCGATGAATTGCACGCGGCGGGAGCAGAACATCTGGCGGAGCGCTTTGGGGAGATACCCGGGCTGCTGGCGCGTTTTTAG
- a CDS encoding AsmA family protein, with protein MRLKHVLIGLFVLIVAVIVAGYAVLSSLDINQYRDQIIAEAEKATGRTLRIDGEMDLKISLSPAVVLNDVGLSNAEWAATDEMVSVNRFELEVAILPLLSNELQIKRLVIIDPVIELETQPDGTANWALEVGEPGAEPSEPSESGGGKLSTSFDEVVIEGGRVTYRNGATGETLALTIDSLTAEASGTSSPLVLDFTGSYQDVPVNLAGSLSSLAVLTDPDQKKSIDLSGGLGGMEFTALGTALLSGGQPSADIALTFKADDLSAIEKISGAGVPPLTGIDVSTQVALSGQTLKLSDIKAVVANSDLEGQLTLVAGATPSVTGTIQSETIDLRDFAAEGAEGGGQATEAPASGGGDSPYVIPETPLPLDLLRAAMVDVNLSVGALVLNDSLTLEQTQGKIGLKDGVLTLTPLKTLLSDGRLQVDSTLNSAQQTPALDFGFTAAGVDYGKLLREQGNFDKMRGTIGADIAVAGSGASPRAIASTLNGTIKIEGGEGQLDDRLLKILTAGVDQLGTLFSKEQGNKLNCILVEFEVKNGLATSKAIVMDSEVLTVSGGGTIDLRTEELNLVFDTSTRNASLASLAVPFRVGGTMKNPRVAPDLAGTALGIAKTAGVVVNPVAGVSALLGAKAVESSDGGTACSAAVEQVQSDGGGGGVEQILSDPKSAIDSVLGGGSGDAGATGGATDGGSGDGGSSNPVEDATKKLKGLFGN; from the coding sequence ATGCGACTGAAGCATGTCCTGATAGGCCTATTCGTTCTGATCGTGGCGGTGATCGTTGCCGGTTACGCCGTCCTCAGCAGCCTGGATATCAACCAGTACCGCGATCAGATCATCGCGGAAGCTGAGAAGGCGACGGGACGCACGCTGCGTATCGACGGGGAGATGGACCTCAAGATATCGCTTTCGCCTGCGGTCGTGCTGAACGACGTCGGCCTTTCCAACGCCGAGTGGGCCGCGACCGACGAGATGGTCTCGGTGAACCGCTTCGAGCTGGAAGTCGCGATCCTGCCGCTCCTTTCGAACGAACTTCAGATCAAGCGTCTGGTGATCATCGACCCGGTCATCGAGCTGGAGACCCAGCCCGATGGGACCGCGAACTGGGCGCTGGAGGTTGGCGAGCCGGGCGCTGAGCCGTCCGAACCCTCCGAAAGCGGTGGCGGGAAGTTGAGCACCAGCTTCGACGAGGTCGTCATCGAAGGCGGGCGCGTCACCTACCGCAACGGCGCGACGGGGGAGACCCTGGCGCTGACCATCGACAGCCTGACGGCGGAGGCCAGCGGCACCTCCTCCCCGCTGGTTCTGGACTTCACGGGCAGCTATCAGGATGTGCCGGTCAATCTGGCGGGCTCCCTTAGCAGCCTTGCGGTCCTGACCGACCCGGATCAGAAGAAGTCCATCGACCTCAGCGGCGGTTTGGGCGGCATGGAGTTCACGGCGCTTGGCACGGCGCTGCTGAGCGGCGGTCAGCCTTCCGCCGACATCGCGCTCACCTTCAAGGCCGACGATCTTTCAGCCATCGAGAAGATTTCCGGCGCCGGCGTTCCGCCGCTGACCGGCATCGACGTCTCGACGCAGGTGGCGCTGAGCGGCCAGACACTGAAGCTGAGCGACATCAAGGCCGTGGTGGCGAACAGCGATTTGGAGGGTCAGCTCACTCTGGTGGCGGGCGCCACGCCTTCGGTCACGGGAACTATCCAGTCGGAGACCATCGACCTGCGTGATTTTGCGGCCGAAGGTGCTGAAGGCGGCGGTCAGGCAACGGAAGCCCCGGCGTCAGGTGGCGGTGATTCGCCCTATGTGATTCCGGAAACGCCGCTGCCGCTCGATCTGCTGCGCGCGGCGATGGTGGATGTGAACCTCTCGGTGGGCGCGCTTGTCCTGAACGACAGCCTGACCCTGGAGCAGACCCAGGGTAAAATCGGCCTGAAGGACGGCGTCCTGACGCTGACGCCCCTGAAGACCCTGCTTTCCGACGGTCGCCTGCAGGTCGACAGCACGCTCAACTCTGCCCAGCAAACGCCGGCGCTGGACTTCGGTTTCACCGCCGCTGGCGTCGACTATGGCAAGCTGCTGCGTGAGCAGGGCAACTTCGACAAGATGCGCGGCACCATCGGCGCGGACATCGCGGTTGCGGGCAGCGGCGCCTCTCCGCGGGCCATCGCCTCCACCCTCAACGGCACCATCAAGATCGAGGGTGGCGAAGGACAGCTCGACGACCGCCTGTTGAAGATCCTGACAGCGGGCGTCGATCAACTGGGGACCCTCTTCTCCAAGGAGCAGGGCAATAAGCTGAACTGCATCCTGGTTGAGTTCGAGGTCAAGAACGGCCTCGCCACCTCCAAGGCCATTGTCATGGACAGCGAGGTGCTGACGGTCTCCGGCGGCGGGACCATCGATCTGCGTACGGAGGAGCTGAACCTGGTGTTCGATACCTCGACCCGCAATGCGTCTCTCGCCAGCCTTGCCGTGCCCTTCCGGGTCGGCGGCACCATGAAGAACCCGCGTGTCGCGCCCGATCTGGCGGGCACCGCGCTGGGCATCGCCAAGACCGCGGGCGTGGTGGTCAATCCCGTCGCAGGGGTCTCGGCGCTGTTGGGCGCGAAGGCGGTCGAAAGCAGCGACGGTGGCACCGCCTGTAGCGCTGCGGTCGAGCAGGTTCAGTCGGACGGCGGCGGCGGTGGCGTCGAGCAGATCCTCTCCGACCCGAAATCCGCCATCGACAGCGTCCTGGGCGGCGGCAGCGGCGACGCTGGCGCAACCGGCGGCGCGACCGATGGCGGGAGCGGCGACGGCGGTTCCAGCAACCCGGTGGAAGACGCGACCAAGAAGCTGAAGGGGCTCTTCGGGAACTGA
- a CDS encoding ATP12 family protein has protein sequence MTDETLEKKLREARRKPKRFYKTATAGETPDGWVVLLDGRALRSPMKQPVILPSAALAEALAEEWDAQSEEIDAAAMPLTALACTALDRAGPQRRDLEAQLLAYGGNDLLCYWAEHPENLIERQRAVWQPVLDWCKDRYGAEMNVVAGILPCEQPPESREALARAVADLDAFRLAALSTAVGVSGSLLIALALVEGHLDAEAAFEAAELDASHQIELWGEDFEASVRREAVMRDLRAVAQFLHLLK, from the coding sequence ATGACCGACGAGACGCTCGAAAAGAAGCTGCGCGAAGCCCGCCGGAAGCCCAAGCGTTTCTATAAAACAGCCACCGCCGGGGAAACGCCGGACGGCTGGGTCGTGCTGCTGGACGGGCGCGCCCTGCGCAGTCCCATGAAGCAGCCGGTAATCCTGCCCAGCGCGGCCTTGGCTGAGGCTTTGGCGGAAGAGTGGGACGCGCAATCCGAGGAGATCGACGCTGCGGCCATGCCGCTGACGGCCCTCGCCTGCACGGCCCTGGACAGGGCGGGGCCCCAGCGCAGGGATCTCGAAGCCCAGCTTCTGGCCTATGGCGGCAACGACCTGCTCTGCTACTGGGCGGAGCACCCGGAGAACCTGATCGAGCGCCAGCGGGCCGTCTGGCAACCCGTGCTCGATTGGTGCAAGGACCGCTATGGCGCAGAGATGAACGTGGTCGCGGGCATCCTGCCCTGTGAGCAGCCGCCCGAGAGCCGCGAGGCGTTGGCCCGGGCGGTAGCGGACTTGGACGCCTTCCGCCTGGCGGCCTTGTCGACCGCAGTCGGCGTCAGCGGCTCCTTGTTGATCGCTCTCGCTCTTGTGGAGGGCCATCTGGACGCCGAAGCCGCCTTCGAGGCAGCCGAACTGGACGCCAGCCATCAGATAGAGCTTTGGGGCGAGGATTTCGAGGCATCGGTCCGTCGAGAGGCGGTCATGCGCGACTTACGGGCGGTGGCGCAATTTCTTCATTTGCTTAAATAA
- a CDS encoding acyl-CoA carboxylase subunit beta — translation MQDIIRLLEEKREAARAGGGERRTEAQHGKGKLTARERIEVLLDEGSFEEWDMFKEHRCVDFGMADQTVPGDGVVTGFGTVGGRPIFVFSQDFTVFGGSLSETHAEKICKIMDQAMRVGVPVVGLNDSGGARIQEGVASLAGYAEVFQRNVLASGVVPQISMIMGPCAGGAVYSPAMTDFIFMVKDSSYMFVTGPDVVKTVTHETVTHEELGGALTHTTRSGVADLAFENDVEALLELRRFLGFLPSSNREGPPERPTGDPRDRPDYSLDSLIPPNPNKPYDMKELIEKVVDEGEFFELQPAYAGNIVIGFARFNGSPVGIVANQPMVLAGCLDISSAIKGARFVRFCDAFNIPIVTFVDVPGFLPGTSQEYNGIIKHGAKLLFAYAEATVPKVTVITRKAYGGAYDVMSSKHLRGDVNYAWPTAEIAVMGPKGAVEIIFRQDMDDPEKIEQRTEEYRQKFANPFVAASRGFIDDVIMPHNTRRRICRALEMLRDKEQENPPKKHDNLPL, via the coding sequence ATGCAGGACATCATCCGATTGTTGGAAGAAAAGCGTGAGGCCGCGCGCGCCGGGGGTGGCGAGCGCCGTACCGAGGCGCAGCACGGGAAGGGAAAACTGACCGCGCGCGAGCGGATAGAGGTGCTGCTGGACGAGGGTTCCTTCGAAGAATGGGACATGTTCAAGGAGCACCGCTGCGTCGATTTCGGCATGGCCGACCAGACCGTTCCCGGCGATGGCGTGGTCACGGGCTTCGGGACGGTGGGCGGACGCCCGATCTTCGTCTTCAGCCAGGATTTCACGGTCTTCGGAGGATCGCTCTCGGAAACCCACGCCGAGAAGATCTGCAAGATCATGGATCAGGCCATGCGGGTGGGCGTGCCGGTCGTGGGCCTCAACGATTCCGGCGGCGCGCGCATTCAGGAAGGCGTGGCCTCACTTGCCGGCTACGCCGAGGTGTTTCAGCGCAACGTGCTCGCCTCGGGCGTGGTGCCCCAAATTTCCATGATCATGGGTCCCTGCGCGGGCGGGGCGGTCTACTCGCCGGCCATGACCGACTTCATCTTCATGGTGAAGGACTCCTCCTACATGTTCGTGACCGGCCCCGACGTGGTGAAGACCGTGACCCATGAAACCGTGACGCATGAGGAGCTGGGCGGGGCCTTGACCCACACCACCCGCTCCGGCGTCGCCGACCTGGCGTTCGAGAACGATGTCGAGGCCCTGCTGGAGCTGCGCCGCTTCCTCGGGTTCTTGCCCTCGTCAAATCGTGAGGGCCCGCCTGAGCGTCCGACAGGCGACCCGCGTGACCGTCCCGACTATTCCCTGGACAGCCTGATCCCGCCCAACCCGAACAAGCCCTACGACATGAAGGAGCTGATCGAGAAGGTGGTGGACGAGGGCGAGTTCTTCGAGCTTCAGCCCGCCTATGCCGGGAACATCGTGATCGGGTTCGCGCGCTTCAACGGATCGCCGGTCGGGATCGTCGCCAATCAGCCCATGGTGCTCGCCGGCTGTCTGGATATCTCTTCCGCCATCAAGGGCGCGCGCTTCGTGCGCTTCTGCGACGCCTTCAACATTCCGATCGTCACCTTCGTCGACGTGCCGGGGTTCCTGCCGGGAACCTCTCAGGAATACAACGGCATCATCAAGCATGGGGCAAAGCTGCTCTTCGCCTACGCCGAAGCGACGGTGCCCAAGGTGACGGTCATCACCCGCAAGGCCTATGGCGGTGCTTACGACGTGATGAGCTCCAAGCATCTGCGCGGCGATGTGAACTATGCCTGGCCGACCGCTGAGATCGCCGTCATGGGGCCGAAGGGCGCGGTGGAGATCATCTTCCGTCAGGACATGGACGACCCTGAGAAGATCGAGCAGCGCACCGAGGAATACCGCCAGAAGTTCGCGAACCCCTTCGTAGCGGCTTCGCGCGGCTTCATCGATGACGTGATCATGCCGCACAACACGCGGCGCCGGATCTGCCGGGCGCTGGAGATGTTGCGGGACAAGGAGCAGGAAAACCCGCCCAAGAAGCACGATAATCTGCCGCTGTAA
- a CDS encoding acetyl/propionyl/methylcrotonyl-CoA carboxylase subunit alpha yields MADKKRPFDKILIANRGEIACRVIRSAKRMGIKTVAVYSEADAGALHVDLADESVAIGPAPASESYLVADKLIEACKKTGAEAVHPGYGFVSENTAFAKALDKAGIAFIGPPPGAIAAMGDKIESKKLAAEAGVSTVPGYMGVIADAEEAVKIAKEIGFPVMIKASAGGGGKGMRVAYDEAEAKDGFRSATNEARSSFGDDRVFIEKFIEEPRHIEIQVLADKHGTTLHLGERECSIQRRHQKVIEEAPSPFLDAETREAMGEQAKALARAVDYCSAGTVEFIVDKNRNFYFLEMNTRLQVEHPVTEMVTGIDIVEWMIRIAAGEKLTLAQEDIGWKGWAIESRVYAEDPRRNFLPSIGRLARYREPQGEGVRVDSGVIEGSEITMFYDPMIAKLVTYGADRNKAIARMQTALDSFYIRGINHNMDFLAAVLAQPRFKEGRLSTNYIAEEFPDGFEGLEASEEVTRQLIATAAVLRFIRAERDAEVSGQEAPNDWVARVEQTENHPVSVERRGEDFLVELGGHSMTVSSAWKLGDLVFLGKVEGKGVSIQIDRRGPADRLTMGGVAQEIMVLRPRIAELAALMPIKQPPDLSKFLLSPMPGLLVSLAVEEGQEVKAGEELAVVEAMKMENILRATSDGKVSKVCAEPGASLAVDQAILEFE; encoded by the coding sequence ATGGCTGATAAGAAACGACCCTTTGACAAGATACTGATCGCCAACCGTGGCGAGATCGCCTGCCGCGTGATCCGCTCGGCCAAGCGCATGGGCATCAAGACCGTCGCCGTTTATTCGGAGGCGGACGCCGGAGCGCTGCATGTCGACTTGGCCGACGAGTCCGTCGCGATTGGGCCCGCCCCCGCCTCGGAGAGCTACCTGGTCGCCGATAAGCTGATCGAGGCCTGCAAGAAGACCGGGGCTGAGGCCGTTCACCCCGGCTATGGCTTCGTCTCGGAGAACACCGCCTTCGCCAAGGCGCTGGACAAGGCCGGCATCGCCTTCATCGGTCCGCCGCCGGGCGCCATCGCCGCCATGGGCGACAAGATCGAATCGAAGAAGCTGGCGGCGGAAGCGGGGGTTTCCACCGTTCCCGGCTACATGGGCGTCATCGCCGACGCCGAGGAGGCGGTGAAGATCGCCAAGGAGATCGGCTTTCCGGTCATGATCAAGGCCTCAGCCGGGGGCGGCGGCAAGGGCATGCGCGTGGCCTACGACGAGGCCGAGGCGAAGGACGGCTTCCGCTCCGCCACGAACGAGGCGCGCTCCTCCTTCGGCGACGACCGGGTCTTCATCGAGAAGTTCATCGAAGAGCCGCGCCACATCGAGATTCAGGTCCTGGCGGATAAGCACGGGACGACGCTGCACCTGGGCGAGCGTGAGTGCTCCATCCAGCGCCGCCATCAGAAAGTCATCGAAGAGGCTCCATCGCCCTTCCTCGACGCCGAGACGCGTGAGGCCATGGGCGAGCAGGCCAAGGCGCTGGCGCGCGCGGTCGATTACTGCTCCGCCGGCACGGTCGAGTTCATCGTCGACAAGAACCGCAATTTCTACTTCCTGGAGATGAACACGCGCCTTCAGGTCGAGCATCCCGTGACCGAGATGGTGACCGGGATCGATATCGTCGAATGGATGATCCGGATCGCCGCGGGCGAGAAGCTGACGCTCGCCCAGGAGGACATTGGCTGGAAGGGTTGGGCCATCGAATCGCGCGTCTACGCCGAGGATCCCCGCCGCAACTTCCTGCCTTCCATCGGCCGTCTGGCCCGCTACAGGGAACCTCAGGGCGAGGGCGTGCGCGTGGACAGCGGCGTGATCGAAGGCTCGGAGATCACCATGTTCTACGATCCCATGATCGCCAAGCTGGTGACCTATGGCGCCGACCGGAACAAGGCGATCGCCCGTATGCAGACCGCGCTGGATTCCTTCTACATCCGCGGTATCAACCACAACATGGACTTCCTCGCCGCCGTACTGGCGCAGCCGCGTTTCAAGGAAGGGCGGCTTTCCACCAACTACATCGCCGAGGAGTTCCCGGACGGCTTCGAAGGGCTGGAGGCGAGCGAGGAGGTGACGCGCCAGTTGATCGCGACCGCCGCCGTCCTGCGCTTCATCCGCGCGGAACGGGATGCCGAGGTCTCCGGTCAGGAGGCGCCCAACGATTGGGTCGCGCGGGTGGAGCAGACGGAGAATCACCCGGTCTCGGTGGAACGCCGGGGAGAGGACTTCCTGGTGGAGTTGGGCGGCCATTCCATGACCGTCTCCAGCGCCTGGAAGCTGGGCGATCTGGTCTTCCTCGGCAAGGTCGAGGGCAAGGGCGTATCGATCCAGATCGACAGGCGCGGACCGGCCGACCGGCTTACCATGGGCGGTGTCGCTCAGGAGATCATGGTGCTGCGCCCGCGTATCGCGGAACTTGCCGCGCTGATGCCGATCAAACAGCCGCCCGACCTCTCCAAGTTCCTGCTCTCCCCAATGCCGGGGCTGCTGGTCTCGCTGGCCGTGGAGGAGGGGCAGGAGGTCAAGGCAGGCGAGGAGCTCGCGGTCGTGGAGGCGATGAAGATGGAGAACATCCTGCGCGCCACCAGCGACGGCAAGGTCTCCAAGGTCTGCGCCGAGCCGGGGGCGAGCCTGGCGGTCGATCAGGCGATCCTGGAGTTCGAATAA